TTTGCCACTAGGACAAAAATTTCTCTGTAATCGATGCCACAAATTTGTCTGTAGCCTAGGATCACCAATCTCGATTTATATTTGTATACTGTTCCATCAGGTAAGTACTTCATTTTAAACAACCATTTAGACCAATAGCCCGCTTTCCTGGTGGTAGAGGCACCACTTCCCAAGTTTGATTTTGTTATAAGGCATCCGATTAATAATTCATTGCATTAACCCAATATTGATGAGGTACGGCTTTCTTGAAGGACAAAGGATCAGGGTTCGTGACAAGCTGGGACATGAAGCAGTTAAATTTTGGTGTGAAGAATTGGGTTGTGACTTGATTTACATAAGACACATAATCCTGAAGATACTATGGTTTTTAATTTTCCGTGTAGATCTCCTAAGGGGTATAATAGATGAGGTGGTGTTTGTGGGAATGGTTGTGTAAATATTTTTAGATTCGGGTGTAAAGGAGGTTTCAAACTCATCATCACAGTAAGGATTAGTATAGGAAAATGGCATTGAAACAAGATGTGGTTGCATATACGGTTTTACGGTATTTGGATTCCAAGGCATAATGTGTTCGAGATCCAACATGTTGAGACACAAAGCTTTCATTGGTGGTAAGATTTAAAAGTTTGGAACCTTTTTCGGAAGGAGGGTAACCCAAGGAAGCACAATAAACACCTCTTGGATTGAACTTGTCTTTCGTATGCTCATTATTTGAGGCAAAGGCTAAGCACCCGAAGACTCCGAGATTTTCATATGTAAGAGGATCAGTAAACAACGTTTTGTATGGTGTTTCATTTCCAGTAGCTGAGATGGTTGTTCTGTTGAGAAGATGTGCTGCTATGAGCACACAATCACCCCAATGTTTAAGATCAAGACCAGAGTGAAAATGCAGACTATGAGCAATTTCAAGGACACTCCTGTGTTTTCTCTCCACCCTAGTATTTTGCTGGGGTGTATAGGGGCATGAGGTTTGGTGAGTTATACCGATAGCAGTAAAAAAAGACTTACGCTCTGTATCACTTAGCTTTAATGCATTATCTGATCGAATGATCTCTATAGACTTGTGAAACTTGTTGTTGACATAGTTACAAAAAAATTTCAAACTGTCTCAGGCATTACTCTTATGGTACAGTAGATATATCCAAGTCATACATGAATAATGATCGATTATTGTCAGAAAGTACTTATATTTGTACTTGGTATAAACCTTGTAAGGTCCCCAAGTATCAAAATGTATGAGTTAAAATACATAAGAGGCATGTGAAGTACTTACATGGAATGGTTTCTTGGTGAGTTTAGAAAAAGGACAGGTGACACATATGCTTTTTGATTCATCAATACACTTCTTTAATTCAGGGATGTATTTAAGCTTTGAGCCTGGAGCGTGGCCCATTCTGTGATGCTATAAGGTGTATAGATCTGAGGAGGTGGGGAAAGCATATGAAGATCCTGTAACATGATATTGAGAATCTGAGTTGGTGTTATAATCCAGATAGTACAGCCCCCTTGGGTATAGCCGACAACCTTTGTCTCAAATGACTTTGAGTCTGAGATGATGTAGGTAGTAGGATAAATTGAATCGAGCATTGATTATCCTTTGCTACCATTTGGATTGACAACAAGTTATGATGCAACTTTGGCACAAACAAAACACCTGTCAAGGTAAGTCCCTTCAAGACAACATCTTTCATGCGAGAGATTGTTGCAACAGCTCCAGTTGGCAGATGAATGGTATAGTTTGGAGGTGCCACTTTCATATTCTGCAGATTTTTCAATGAATTTGTCATATGATACGTGGCTCCAGAGTCCAGGATTCAATCTATTTTTCTTGGCATTGATCAAGCAACAAGTAACCATTCCAGAAAAACAAATCTCAAGCTCATCATCTGTGTCTCCCCCTCTTGCAGATTGCAACATGCTACCAACAACTTGATTGTTTGGTATCACTTTTAAAAGATGCTCTAGCTGCTGAGAAGTGAAAGTGACTGAGTTTAATTCAGTTCAATCAGTGATACTCTGAGCTATATTGACATGTCTTACATCTCCTTGTTTATTCCATTTTGCAGGCTTATTCACTTTCTGAGCATTGGGTTTATACTTTGGATGCCATCGAGGGAACCTAATAACACTCCAACACCTATCACTGGTATGATATTTACCCCCATAAGCAGTACATGAGAGATTTTTAGAAGTATTGGTTTTGACAACCATAGCAGAGGCCTCAAAATCAGGAACATCAGGTGTGTTCAAGACATCACACTGTGATTCTTCCTGTTGAATCATGGAGCAAGCCATTTCAATAATAGGTAGTGGACACAACATTAACAGTTGGCTTCTCGGAGCATCATATTTCTCATCCATGCCATTGAAAAATTGAAAGAATTTACCCTCATCTTTAAAGGTATCAATGGTCTTCAACAGCGCAGTTATTTCAGCAATAGGAGTAGGTATAACATGTAAAGAATTCATAGAATCTAGCTCTTCCCAAAGACTACTCAACTTAGTATAATACTTCGCTACAGATGGTTTACTTTATTCCATAGCATACAGATCTCTACTTAGCTTATATTTACGAGACCCGTTAGTTAAAGAGAAACATTTCTCTAACTGAGACCCAATTTTACTAGCAGTATTCATAAACAAGATGGAATTTTTAATGTTTTCAGATACATTATTGTGCGACCAAGAGATTATCGGGTTGTTGCATTGATCCCCTTGAAGAGCATTGACATCATTTTTGGTGCTCCTGGGAACAGATCTATCTACAAAGCCCAATTTTCTCTTCGAGGAGAGTTGTATTTCAAACGATCTTTTCCAAGATCTGTAGTTTGGTGCACCTTCCAACTTTGGCACACTCACGGAAAGAGGGCCATCGAAGGGATGTGAAAACAACAGATTCTGCATATCCGCAAAAGTAAACCGAGCTCTAGTAGCCATAGAAACTGGGATAAATAACAATATTAAAGCCTGCAAATAAAACACAAGCAACAAATGAGCAAGTTGTAATTCCAGAAACAACTACTCTTGTTTAAGCAAGGAAAACAACATCAcgcagctctgataccatgttatcTTTTAATACTTAAACAAGCATGaagaaaagagcaaatatcagcTCAAAAAATGTTACTGATTTGGAAAATAAAGTTACAAAATGCTAAGAATGAAAGTGTGTTTCAGCCATGTTATATCAGTACAATGATACTGCATATATCTAACAAACTACTATATGAAATTACCACATTATCCCTAAACTTGATGAGCACACTATTAGATGTAGGTGGTCCAGACTAGAAAAAGAGGAATTTTGAGAAATTGTAAGGGGACGACAATATCACACACACGTGCTAGAGTGCACTGAAACATATGTGACACCTCACTTTATTGTGCAAAATAAATAATATGATAAAATTGGCTGTTACTCTTTGATTAGGTGCATCATTAGTGTGCGCAGACAtgctgtggcgccccaaaatccggggtcaggaatctcggaggccacgccatctaaaccactataaaccacatacctcacatcacaatatatataaatactcacactttacgacaccagacttatcacacacacacttacaagttattgtcttggaaatgaaccattcattactagagtaaatcaaaccacaaagtgataattattacaacccaaaagtaattaagtcttaccggggataacctttaagtaaggctagtccatcggccaaatatatgtttcttatttattaccttacataagtcatacttataaataagccgagctaaaaacaactgaaaaccaatccagcttattcggactacctatGGTACATCACCAAACAACCTATGGAACatctggccatttcctacccgtttcctggctgtggttctcatggtaggcattttgattcactgttgtgttgtgtcaatttaagaaaacaagtgtgagctataatgcccagcataataatatacagtatgaaaatgactgtatgataaactcacgtaaaacatcatatatgataattacgttatattcgaaaatagttttccttggtgatacacacctttttatgaaaacaatcctttagtgaATTTTATTAActtgcgaataccttaatagtaaacctagcacctaggcttgggttatggtattgcatcacaattccaattggaagaataggacactcgttggagccatcgcatacgatgatcagtcgtaatacgataatagtaatcttttctactagtagaaggacgacacctttgtatcccggttatcacccttgccgcattcgggctacgtgtcccatttttggtTATACACATACTTTACAAATTCCCGAGTACACAGAGTATCTTctcctgcggtacctttggtagtccatctagcagACATATTACCAGAGtatacccctcccttgtcctttaaaagaattctatcatatatcgagaactcgaaccacatcgcagttccccaagcgttttgcttgttgatagaaacagcttatcttactagggtatacatatatatatatatacacgtacttccgaaattttcggaggaagtactaaggatgtgagttgaccgttgtcaaccgATAATAAAATAAGGGgggtttctccttgaaactatattcaaaatatttaaaaaaataagtcGAGATGATATTTTTCGGAGATtcgaaattattcgaatgattttcaggaaatcagaaagtattttaaatcaggttttatgctttttaaatcataaatcaaccttttaataaataataataaattaactgataatcgataaataattaaagcTCGACGGAGTTTACTTTTTttcttaaaagaatatttaaaataatattcctcaactaagctatgtttaaataatttaatgaactttaatatttaatcgagattgaagtaaatatttactggagaatacttctccatCATAAATGAATGGTAGATAAATATTTCTTGtccgaacgataaagtatagttgagggaatacgatctttggaaatcgttttaataaaagtttgaggtgtttagtattttgtaagtggatgttgagtccctttaaaacgtactactatggacttgtaatcccgaccgactctcggtcttattataatacgtcatgcttatagcggaataaaatatttcacgacatatacttatcgtacaacatcgctacattatgcgaaaattcaataactacgtattatggcaagcatggtatttatgcaatgataatgaAACAATCCGTttacaacacaacagtaaatggagttgggttcgtaaactttcctgggtatctcgaggtggaggatgctctagttTCCGCTtagaaatctataatcataaacacaagtcgtttcgttaggtcccgttctaatttacggtgactcgcattcatgcgctacttattacgcaccctctcaacttattttacccttattatttctttaagtccttattctcattatggtcgcttcctttttcaaagtatcttaagtccattttcattttcgtcgtcggctccgtttgtggattctacggtttctaatcgcgcgatctcggatccgatatttttataaaattgaaaaatcattattttcacttgaaatttttatggaagttaggaaactcaatatactactctctgtaaaactttcatgatttatgaaccttCTTAAGTTGAtactttatattttcaaagttcgtaattcgcaGCAGTTTTTGTTACGTAActcacttttagtaaaacgaccataacttttaatccgtaaatcggaataaagcgattcaagcgcctaaacgatcctcataacattgtatatcataatcaagggttatttaTCAGGATACTAGAGTTTAAAGCCtcgggaatttctgcagaaacttaaagttatgatttgttcgttttagcgagattacggttacgatcggagtttcgtttatgccttaaatctttatactaccaccaacaatcaacatatcatcatcaacacactaaataatatcaataatatcatgttcttgaggcaacaacaatcaaccttaaatctacttaactaaacatcaagattaccacaatacttccaccaaaactatgcttacaactacatactaaaaggatcttgaacttaaatcttaaataaagttgggtcaaagatttttacctttcttgagagcttgagatatcttcttgatgatggtgaagtcttgggagttcttagtatggtttttggaacctaaaacaaccattaaaattaagaaaccaaagaagagttactatttatactattcattatcaactttcttgattttatttcacccatcaaaccttgataaaaagagctaaaagatttatattaccttagtttggttggtaggaagcttgagaattaattggatgatttatccatggctagagtttgaaggtttgattttgatttctttgtttAAAGAAAAGGGCCGAATGGGTGTtcttgggagagaaagagagaaaatttTTGTTGCTTTTTGGTTGATTCTTGGAATAATGCAAGTGAtagcttgtgatatcttatattgat
This sequence is a window from Apium graveolens cultivar Ventura chromosome 9, ASM990537v1, whole genome shotgun sequence. Protein-coding genes within it:
- the LOC141685563 gene encoding uncharacterized protein LOC141685563, translated to MATRARFTFADMQNLLFSHPFDGPLSVSVPKLEGAPNYRSWKRSFEIQLSSKRKLGFVDRSVPRSTKNDVNALQGDQCNNPIISWSHNNVSENIKNSILFMNTASKIGSQLEKSKYYTKLSSLWEELDSMNSLHVIPTPIAEITALLKTIDTFKDEGKFFQFFNGMDEKYDAPRSQLLMLCPLPIIEMACSMIQQEESQCDVLNTPDVPDFEASAMVVKTNTSKNLSCTAYGGKYHTSDRCWSVIRFPRWHPKYKPNAQKVNKPAKWNKQGDQLEHLLKVIPNNQVVGSMLQSARGGDTDDELEICFSGMNMKVAPPNYTIHLPTGAVATISRMKDVVLKGLTLTGVLFVPKLHHNLLSIQMFHKSIEIIRSDNALKLSDTERKSFFTAIGITHQTSCPYTPQQNTRVERKHRSVLEIAHSLHFHSGLDLKHWGDCVLIAAHLLNRTTISATGNETPYKTLFTDPLTYENLGVFGCLAFASNNEHTKDKFNPRGVYCASLGYPPSEKGSKLLNLTTNESFVSQHVGSRTHYALESKYRKTVYATTSCFNAIFLY